From Ignatzschineria sp. RMDPL8A, a single genomic window includes:
- a CDS encoding PhoX family phosphatase, with protein MGKPKAVYLKAAHGDLISNESENTVFSDVLEKGVSRRDLLRKAGVGIGILGAAMIPGMGAATTLTAKFGSSAASAGGRVDLARLLRFEAVPFSTEDTIIVPKGYKARAFYSWGDAVGLNGNMPEFKFDGSNSADDQLAQAGMHHDGMAYFPIGDHKAGSKNGLLAMNHEYIDNGLLFTDGDQNWSLEKVRKGQNAMGVSVVEVSKSGGDWQVVRPSKYARRITPHTPMKISGPAKGHTLMRTLDDPNGEVILGTMQNCANGQTPWGTYLTCEENWSDIFVKKGERTALEKRYGISDKDEVYRWNEFDKRFDANETPNEPNRFGWVVEIDPFDPTSTPVKHTALGRFKHEGAEMVVAENGQVAVYMGDDQKFEYIYKFISNGTYDPKKGTENSALLSDGTLYVARFNDDGSGEWLPMIHGQNGLTAANGFRDQGDVVINARGAADVLGATKMDRPEWISANPHQQGSIYCTLTNNSDRGEAGYPGVDAANPRANNLFGHIIHWLEQGGDVTGTAFSWNILALAGRDQAENRNHVANHRGDLFGSPDGLKFDHNGLLWVQTDVSTSTLNQKVYKGMGNNQMLVVDPNEGYFKRFLTGPSGAEVTGIAFTPDNKTMFINIQHPGEPPSGNADAKNPSQYSNWPDHRQGGRPRSATVVIEREDGDIIGL; from the coding sequence ATGGGTAAGCCAAAAGCAGTCTATCTAAAAGCCGCGCACGGGGATTTGATCAGCAATGAGAGTGAAAATACTGTATTTTCAGATGTTCTCGAAAAAGGCGTATCGCGCCGTGATCTTTTACGTAAAGCCGGGGTTGGAATCGGGATTCTAGGGGCGGCAATGATCCCGGGAATGGGCGCAGCGACAACGCTCACCGCGAAATTTGGATCAAGTGCAGCCTCTGCGGGTGGACGTGTTGATTTAGCGCGTTTACTTCGCTTTGAAGCGGTGCCATTTTCAACAGAAGATACCATCATCGTTCCGAAAGGGTATAAAGCGCGTGCATTTTACAGTTGGGGCGATGCGGTTGGTTTAAATGGCAATATGCCGGAGTTTAAATTTGATGGTAGCAACAGCGCCGATGATCAGCTCGCTCAAGCGGGAATGCATCATGATGGCATGGCTTACTTCCCGATTGGCGATCATAAAGCCGGCTCGAAAAATGGGCTGCTGGCGATGAACCATGAGTATATCGATAATGGCCTACTCTTTACCGATGGTGATCAAAATTGGTCGCTCGAAAAGGTGCGTAAAGGGCAAAATGCGATGGGAGTTTCCGTGGTTGAAGTCTCAAAATCAGGCGGCGATTGGCAAGTGGTGCGTCCCTCAAAATATGCGCGCCGCATTACCCCACACACGCCGATGAAAATCTCAGGACCCGCGAAAGGGCATACCTTAATGCGTACTTTAGATGACCCGAATGGCGAGGTGATTTTAGGGACCATGCAAAACTGTGCAAACGGGCAAACCCCATGGGGCACCTATCTCACCTGTGAAGAGAACTGGTCCGATATCTTTGTGAAAAAAGGTGAGCGCACGGCGCTTGAAAAACGCTACGGCATCTCCGATAAAGATGAGGTTTATCGCTGGAACGAATTTGATAAGCGCTTTGATGCCAATGAAACGCCCAATGAACCGAATCGCTTTGGATGGGTCGTTGAGATCGATCCATTTGACCCTACCTCAACGCCGGTAAAACATACAGCGCTTGGTCGCTTTAAGCATGAAGGCGCGGAGATGGTAGTGGCTGAAAATGGCCAAGTTGCGGTCTATATGGGCGATGACCAGAAGTTTGAATATATCTATAAATTTATCTCAAACGGCACCTATGATCCGAAGAAAGGCACAGAGAATAGCGCACTTTTATCAGACGGAACGCTCTATGTAGCGCGCTTTAATGATGATGGTTCGGGCGAATGGTTGCCGATGATTCATGGTCAAAATGGATTAACAGCGGCGAACGGTTTCCGCGATCAAGGCGATGTGGTGATTAATGCTCGTGGCGCAGCGGACGTGCTTGGCGCAACGAAAATGGATAGACCGGAGTGGATTTCAGCCAATCCTCATCAACAGGGTTCAATCTACTGTACGCTAACCAACAATAGCGACCGTGGTGAAGCGGGTTATCCTGGCGTTGATGCGGCCAATCCTCGCGCGAATAACCTCTTTGGGCACATTATTCACTGGCTCGAGCAGGGCGGCGATGTCACCGGCACGGCATTTAGCTGGAATATTTTAGCGTTAGCCGGCCGTGATCAAGCGGAAAATCGCAATCATGTAGCCAATCACCGTGGCGATCTTTTCGGAAGTCCAGATGGGCTGAAATTTGACCACAACGGACTCCTTTGGGTGCAAACGGACGTTTCAACCTCCACCTTAAACCAAAAAGTCTATAAGGGGATGGGAAATAACCAGATGCTCGTCGTTGACCCCAATGAAGGCTACTTTAAGCGCTTCTTAACCGGTCCAAGCGGGGCGGAAGTAACGGGCATTGCCTTTACGCCGGATAACAAAACGATGTTTATCAATATCCAGCACCCTGGTGAACCGCCAAGCGGAAATGCCGATGCGAAAAATCCTTCACAATATTCGAATTGGCCCGATCACCGTCAAGGCGGTCGCCCACGCTCTGCAACGGTTGTGATCGAGCGTGAAGATGGCGATATTATCGGCCTCTAA
- a CDS encoding pentapeptide repeat-containing protein: protein MIDSPLYLVEFNQDAFRMGRYLPMILSARLRHTLSLLGLSLLALLLHGLILLGLGKIFLSEIAYRDIFTLKPPYLGDLTLWLLLLFLAFYVSTILLTAIRFSTKALWVIASFITAPLLISATSTIWQNLNAPEHLTVMGLVINYLFIFFIVTTLHLLIFAWITSGQHSTLKGRPRQESSDAAHHFFWFIVALVILAVSYSLSFIVSLFIFDLVAIFTKEIPLDLLHANDTKGFLLNIYIGTFASFAVFVALYVAYIRNQNLKNSERQFEHTQKQFDYTQQQDRESEVEKRFHEGIKLLGDSNESVRIGAIYILWEIVKDAVKALPYLEQKHGYVYYEKPQESAIIPYIRDTKESLDPASQSKLKRHYLQKHHPSSAQINAYLKAYSLHEQILNILCGHIRSLTNTQDYLLDYYPSIARKIYQKPFMEHYGEDSVYVSQHHEEPSNEINILFHLLTHRDLPQMRTITNALNFRLDFSHAILKGIHGDRSDLSSANLRDTNFANAQLNYVDFRFAHCERANFKRATLNRSDFTMAHCQKASFHRSQISSATFHFTNCIEAIFTELAYKAYFYGASMQNTLFSLQDFLDDHIRLRGINGLPGIKNITSLERKPVIQLIDGEDRYPLHPNQLDQLLHSDKGRDIYKYYMDHLDGEIWRISIKEAYFAYQSLRRSGETRYLGESYTGYRSLELTTTREYLQVFQRHYLDHGNDFEALFDALSTDEKQLATEMFTDFDKIAKARKQAEEALNDASEKHED from the coding sequence GTGATTGATTCACCTCTTTATCTTGTTGAGTTTAATCAAGATGCCTTCCGAATGGGACGCTATTTGCCTATGATTCTATCCGCACGCCTTCGCCACACCCTCTCTCTTTTAGGATTAAGCCTGCTTGCCCTACTCTTGCACGGGCTTATTTTATTAGGGCTTGGAAAAATCTTTCTAAGTGAGATCGCCTACCGCGATATTTTCACCCTAAAACCGCCCTATTTAGGCGATTTAACGTTGTGGCTATTACTGCTTTTTTTGGCCTTTTATGTCAGCACCATTTTACTGACGGCTATTCGATTTAGCACCAAGGCGCTCTGGGTGATTGCGAGCTTTATCACCGCCCCGCTACTCATTAGCGCCACATCCACCATCTGGCAAAATCTCAACGCGCCCGAACATCTCACCGTGATGGGCCTTGTGATCAACTATCTCTTTATCTTTTTTATTGTGACAACGCTCCACCTACTTATTTTTGCGTGGATCACAAGTGGGCAACATTCCACCTTAAAAGGCCGCCCGCGCCAAGAATCCTCCGATGCGGCCCACCATTTTTTCTGGTTTATTGTGGCGCTCGTGATTTTAGCGGTGAGCTATTCACTCTCCTTTATTGTGTCGCTCTTTATTTTTGATCTCGTGGCGATCTTTACCAAAGAGATTCCGCTCGATCTCCTTCACGCGAACGATACCAAAGGGTTTTTACTCAATATCTATATCGGTACGTTTGCGAGCTTTGCAGTCTTTGTCGCGCTCTATGTGGCCTATATTCGCAATCAAAATCTTAAAAATTCCGAGCGTCAATTTGAACATACGCAAAAGCAATTTGATTACACTCAGCAACAAGACCGTGAAAGTGAGGTGGAAAAACGTTTCCATGAAGGAATTAAACTATTGGGCGATAGCAATGAATCGGTGCGGATCGGCGCGATCTATATCCTTTGGGAGATTGTGAAAGATGCGGTTAAAGCGCTTCCCTATCTTGAGCAAAAACATGGCTACGTCTATTATGAAAAACCGCAAGAATCGGCAATTATTCCCTATATTCGCGACACAAAAGAATCCCTTGACCCCGCAAGTCAAAGTAAATTAAAACGCCATTATCTGCAAAAGCATCACCCAAGTTCAGCGCAGATTAATGCGTATTTAAAAGCCTATTCGCTCCATGAACAGATTCTCAATATTTTGTGCGGCCATATTCGTAGCCTTACCAATACGCAGGATTATCTCCTCGATTATTACCCTTCCATCGCGCGGAAAATCTATCAAAAACCCTTTATGGAACATTACGGCGAGGATTCGGTCTATGTGAGTCAGCATCATGAAGAGCCGAGCAATGAGATCAATATTCTCTTTCATCTCCTTACCCATCGGGATCTGCCTCAGATGCGGACGATCACCAATGCGCTCAACTTTAGGCTCGATTTTTCTCATGCGATTTTAAAGGGAATTCATGGCGACCGCTCGGATCTCTCTTCCGCGAATCTCCGAGACACCAATTTTGCCAATGCCCAGCTCAATTATGTCGATTTCCGCTTTGCCCATTGTGAACGGGCGAATTTTAAGCGAGCAACGCTTAATCGCTCAGATTTCACCATGGCACACTGCCAAAAAGCCTCATTCCACCGGTCACAGATCAGTAGCGCAACTTTTCACTTTACCAACTGCATTGAAGCGATCTTTACCGAGCTTGCCTATAAAGCCTATTTTTATGGAGCGAGCATGCAAAATACGCTCTTTTCATTGCAGGATTTTCTTGACGATCACATTCGTTTACGGGGCATTAATGGGCTTCCGGGCATCAAAAATATTACCAGTTTAGAGAGAAAGCCTGTGATTCAACTCATCGATGGAGAAGATCGCTATCCGCTTCATCCCAATCAGCTCGATCAGTTGCTTCATTCCGATAAAGGGCGCGATATCTATAAATATTATATGGATCATCTCGATGGGGAAATTTGGCGGATCTCGATTAAAGAGGCCTATTTTGCCTATCAATCATTGCGCCGCTCGGGGGAGACCCGTTACCTTGGCGAAAGTTACACCGGTTATCGCAGTTTAGAGCTCACAACCACGCGCGAATATCTGCAGGTATTTCAGCGTCACTATCTCGATCATGGTAACGATTTTGAGGCGCTATTTGATGCCCTTTCAACCGATGAAAAGCAACTTGCCACCGAGATGTTTACCGACTTTGATAAGATCGCAAAAGCCCGAAAACAGGCGGAAGAAGCGTTAAATGATGCATCTGAAAAACATGAGGATTGA
- a CDS encoding DnaJ family domain-containing protein: MSLFFNQLAERAIAKAQQQGELDNLPNQGKSLDLDDDYARTPETLRMGYKILKNSGFLPPELEARQEAVTLAKLIASTDDRDEMTLNALDRKLKRLLQKMEITGFDTRFIEKYLRHKSP; the protein is encoded by the coding sequence ATGAGCCTCTTTTTTAATCAATTAGCTGAACGTGCCATCGCGAAAGCGCAACAACAAGGTGAGCTCGATAATCTGCCAAATCAAGGGAAATCACTCGATCTTGATGATGATTATGCTCGTACACCTGAGACACTCCGTATGGGGTATAAAATTCTCAAAAATAGTGGCTTTTTACCGCCCGAGCTTGAGGCGCGCCAAGAGGCGGTCACCCTTGCGAAACTGATCGCATCCACCGATGATCGCGATGAGATGACGCTCAATGCGCTCGACCGTAAACTGAAACGGCTACTGCAAAAAATGGAAATTACCGGTTTTGATACCCGCTTTATCGAAAAGTATCTGCGTCACAAATCTCCCTAA
- a CDS encoding MFS transporter produces MKYQRPAVYILLMLGSAHLLNDLIQSMLTATYPLLENKFALTFAQIGTISLVYQLTASILQPGIGHFTDKRPMPYLLPFGMMSTVFGISMLSMTESYSVILISAAFMGIGSSIFHPEASRLARYASGGRYGLAQSIFQVGGNLGSAFGPLLASLIIVRHAKQENILYFTIFGAIAILLLFKISHWSASLNRENGAARKTFTPPPLPFGRKKTFLALGILGMLIFSKYFYMASMSNYYSFYLIEKFELSRSHAVNLLFVFLAAVAVGTVVGGPVGDKIGRRYVIWFSILGVAPFTLILPHVGYYGTIFLTIIIGLVIASAFSAIVVYAQELVPGRTGMIAGLFFGFMFGMSGIAAALLGLMADKTSLQSVFIFCSFLPLLGMLTLFLPKIESIDSGH; encoded by the coding sequence ATGAAATATCAACGTCCTGCTGTCTATATATTACTGATGCTCGGCTCGGCCCATCTGTTGAATGACCTGATTCAATCGATGTTGACCGCGACCTATCCGCTGCTTGAAAATAAATTTGCACTCACCTTTGCCCAAATCGGAACGATTAGCCTTGTCTATCAGCTCACCGCGTCCATTTTGCAACCGGGGATTGGCCATTTTACCGATAAGCGGCCGATGCCCTATCTTTTACCCTTTGGGATGATGTCAACAGTGTTTGGCATCTCGATGCTCTCGATGACGGAGAGTTATTCGGTGATTTTAATCTCAGCGGCCTTTATGGGCATTGGCTCTTCTATCTTTCACCCAGAAGCCTCACGCCTTGCGCGCTATGCCTCAGGCGGACGCTATGGCCTTGCTCAGTCGATTTTCCAAGTGGGCGGTAATTTAGGGTCCGCGTTTGGCCCGCTTCTTGCAAGTTTAATCATTGTGCGCCACGCTAAGCAGGAAAATATCCTCTATTTTACCATTTTCGGCGCGATCGCCATTTTGCTTCTCTTTAAAATAAGCCACTGGAGCGCTTCCCTTAATCGAGAAAATGGCGCGGCTCGCAAAACCTTTACTCCGCCACCGCTCCCCTTTGGACGCAAAAAAACTTTTCTGGCCCTCGGAATTTTGGGCATGCTGATTTTTTCTAAATATTTTTATATGGCAAGCATGAGTAACTACTACAGCTTTTATCTAATTGAAAAGTTTGAGCTATCACGCTCACACGCGGTCAATCTCCTCTTCGTCTTTTTAGCCGCTGTGGCGGTGGGAACCGTAGTGGGCGGCCCTGTGGGCGATAAAATTGGCCGGCGCTATGTGATCTGGTTCTCAATCCTCGGCGTCGCCCCGTTTACGCTTATTCTTCCTCATGTAGGCTATTACGGCACCATTTTTCTCACCATTATTATCGGGCTTGTGATCGCGTCTGCCTTTTCAGCAATTGTTGTCTACGCGCAAGAACTCGTCCCCGGACGCACCGGAATGATCGCGGGACTCTTCTTTGGCTTTATGTTCGGAATGAGCGGTATTGCCGCCGCCCTTTTAGGACTCATGGCGGACAAAACAAGCCTCCAATCGGTCTTCATTTTCTGCTCATTTTTACCCCTTTTAGGCATGCTCACCCTCTTTTTGCCTAAAATTGAGTCAATCGATTCAGGCCATTAA
- a CDS encoding glycine betaine/L-proline ABC transporter ATP-binding protein, with amino-acid sequence MSKLEVKDLSLIYGSNRRQAMKMLENGASKDEILQKTRSVVAVNHANFSINDGEIFVIMGLSGSGKSSLLRCLNMLNIPTAGEILVDGEDITKLDKKGLLEVRRQKIGMVFQHFALLPHKTILDNVAFGLEIQNLPLKERHEKAREVLDMVGLSEYADSYPSQLSGGMQQRVGIARAIANDSEILLMDEAFSALDPLIRSQMQDELIEIQQKLKKTIVFITHDLDEALKLGDTIAIMKDGVIVQQDTSENILLNPANDYVKSFIDEVDSTKVITAAGLMKPFKQRIRLDKDGPANAVRQMERFNHHFLPMVDNMNRFQGYIRLKDARRLLEEGKRDLTPVLLNIPHVSSDTPLSETLPLFAHHTYPIAVLDERDRPVGYLRYISVVEMMAGSDDQTVIDAKLFGKSLEKGA; translated from the coding sequence ATGAGTAAATTAGAAGTCAAAGATTTGTCCCTTATTTATGGCTCAAATCGAAGACAGGCGATGAAGATGCTTGAAAATGGAGCATCGAAAGACGAAATTCTGCAAAAGACACGCAGTGTTGTTGCAGTAAACCATGCAAATTTCAGCATTAATGATGGCGAGATCTTTGTAATCATGGGGCTTTCCGGAAGTGGAAAATCCTCCCTATTGCGCTGTTTAAATATGCTTAATATCCCAACCGCGGGCGAAATCCTAGTGGATGGTGAAGATATCACCAAGCTCGATAAAAAGGGACTTTTAGAGGTTCGTCGCCAAAAAATTGGAATGGTCTTCCAACATTTTGCCCTTCTGCCCCACAAGACGATTTTAGATAACGTGGCGTTTGGGCTTGAGATTCAAAATTTACCGCTTAAAGAGCGCCATGAAAAAGCCCGTGAAGTGCTTGATATGGTCGGTCTTAGCGAATATGCAGACTCCTACCCCAGCCAATTAAGTGGCGGGATGCAGCAGCGCGTCGGGATTGCTCGTGCGATCGCGAACGACTCTGAAATCTTACTGATGGACGAGGCATTTAGTGCGCTTGACCCCTTAATCCGCTCACAAATGCAAGATGAGCTGATTGAAATTCAACAAAAATTAAAGAAAACCATTGTCTTTATCACGCACGACTTAGATGAGGCGTTAAAGCTTGGTGATACCATCGCGATTATGAAAGATGGTGTGATTGTTCAGCAAGATACCTCGGAAAATATCCTATTAAATCCTGCGAATGATTATGTAAAATCCTTTATCGATGAGGTGGATTCCACTAAGGTGATTACTGCTGCGGGGCTGATGAAACCCTTCAAACAGCGAATTCGCCTTGATAAAGATGGCCCTGCGAATGCGGTGCGCCAGATGGAACGCTTTAACCATCACTTTTTGCCGATGGTCGATAATATGAACCGCTTCCAAGGTTATATTCGCCTTAAAGATGCGCGCCGATTATTAGAGGAAGGAAAACGCGATTTAACGCCAGTCCTTCTTAATATCCCGCACGTGTCAAGTGATACGCCACTTTCGGAAACCTTACCGCTCTTTGCGCACCACACCTACCCCATCGCCGTGCTTGATGAACGCGATCGCCCTGTGGGTTATCTCCGCTATATCAGCGTGGTTGAGATGATGGCAGGCAGTGACGATCAAACCGTGATCGACGCGAAGCTATTTGGTAAATCGTTAGAGAAAGGAGCGTAA
- a CDS encoding proline/glycine betaine ABC transporter permease has translation MTIQLGKYVEQFVDWLSQVGRPFFDQIAIMIGNSIHFFESFLSKIHPVLFAVIIALLAFFAITKSFTNIKITRNNAKERLGLPLFIFLGLMLVNGMGFWSHLISTLVLVLVSTIIILMIGIPLGIWCARNKRVEAIVRPLLDFMQTMPAFVYLIPAILFFSVGDVPGVIATVIFSLPPAVRMTSLGINEVPKEIVEASVAFGCTGRQTLFKVQIPLAMPTILAGVNQTIMLALSMVVICSMVGAGGLGESVYQGIQQADMALGFEAGLSIVILAIILDRITQAIGKNGNQIAE, from the coding sequence ATGACTATTCAATTAGGTAAATATGTCGAACAATTTGTCGACTGGTTATCGCAAGTGGGTCGCCCATTTTTTGACCAGATCGCCATTATGATCGGCAACTCGATTCATTTTTTCGAATCATTTTTAAGTAAAATTCATCCGGTTTTATTCGCGGTGATTATTGCGCTACTCGCATTTTTCGCGATCACGAAGAGTTTTACCAATATTAAAATCACCCGCAATAATGCCAAAGAACGTTTAGGGCTTCCGCTCTTTATCTTCTTGGGATTAATGCTCGTCAACGGCATGGGCTTTTGGAGCCACCTCATCAGTACGTTGGTACTGGTATTGGTCTCGACCATCATTATTTTAATGATCGGGATTCCCCTTGGAATCTGGTGTGCTCGCAATAAACGCGTTGAAGCGATTGTGCGCCCTCTACTGGACTTTATGCAGACGATGCCGGCATTCGTATACCTTATTCCTGCGATCCTCTTCTTCTCCGTTGGGGACGTACCTGGGGTAATTGCAACAGTGATCTTCTCGCTTCCGCCTGCGGTTCGTATGACCTCGCTCGGAATTAATGAAGTGCCAAAAGAGATTGTGGAAGCCTCGGTCGCGTTCGGCTGTACCGGTCGCCAAACCCTCTTTAAAGTGCAAATTCCGCTTGCGATGCCAACGATTTTAGCCGGGGTAAACCAAACCATTATGCTCGCCCTTTCAATGGTGGTGATCTGTTCGATGGTAGGCGCTGGCGGTCTTGGTGAAAGTGTTTACCAAGGAATTCAGCAAGCCGATATGGCACTCGGATTTGAAGCCGGTCTTTCAATCGTAATCCTTGCGATTATCTTAGACCGCATTACCCAAGCCATTGGTAAAAACGGTAATCAAATCGCAGAATAA
- a CDS encoding glycine betaine ABC transporter substrate-binding protein — translation MKKLLSMAVLGLGLLVAGCSDTTQGADGKESVSILYPSWAEGVAMTHFADVVLTAHDVDVTTTLIEPGPLYASLAKGDADLYLDAWLPNTHFDYWERFGKDLDKLSVVFDDASTGLVVPDYVEIDSIDELNDNVEMFGGKIYGIGSGAGIHTNTIKAIDVYGLDYEQITSSESSMMAELRRAINAKEPVIVTGWKPHYKWDLYDLKMLEDPKSVYEIDEINILSRKGFKEDKPALAVFFQNFELDSDKLHELMGMVRKADQESNDPKKGAAEFYEKYKTTIDGWFNS, via the coding sequence ATGAAGAAACTTTTATCCATGGCGGTACTCGGTCTTGGTCTACTCGTTGCAGGCTGTAGCGATACTACACAAGGGGCAGACGGGAAAGAATCTGTGTCGATCCTCTACCCAAGCTGGGCGGAAGGCGTTGCGATGACCCACTTTGCTGATGTTGTTTTAACCGCTCACGATGTGGATGTCACCACAACCCTAATCGAACCGGGCCCGCTCTATGCATCACTTGCAAAAGGCGATGCCGATCTCTATTTAGACGCATGGTTACCGAACACTCACTTTGATTATTGGGAGCGCTTTGGTAAAGATCTCGATAAATTAAGCGTCGTATTTGATGATGCGAGTACCGGTTTAGTGGTGCCTGATTATGTTGAGATCGATTCAATCGATGAACTTAACGACAATGTTGAGATGTTTGGCGGAAAAATCTACGGCATCGGTTCAGGTGCGGGGATTCACACCAACACCATTAAAGCGATCGATGTTTATGGGTTAGATTACGAGCAAATTACCTCAAGTGAGAGCTCAATGATGGCCGAACTTCGCCGCGCGATTAACGCTAAAGAGCCGGTCATCGTAACCGGTTGGAAACCTCATTACAAATGGGACCTCTATGATCTTAAAATGTTAGAAGACCCAAAATCAGTCTATGAAATTGACGAAATTAACATCCTTTCGCGTAAAGGTTTTAAAGAAGATAAACCGGCGCTTGCAGTCTTCTTCCAAAACTTCGAACTTGATTCAGACAAACTCCATGAGCTGATGGGAATGGTGCGTAAAGCGGACCAAGAATCAAACGATCCGAAAAAAGGCGCAGCAGAATTTTATGAGAAATATAAAACCACCATCGATGGCTGGTTTAACTCATAA
- a CDS encoding glycine betaine ABC transporter substrate-binding protein — translation MKKLISLMMLSFLVLMGCSDTTQETHGNDKALHLVYPDGVEAIAISTLSKILLEEHGYGPVETTYLEVGLLWAALSKGDVDLYMDAWLPFTQESYWDKYGAKLEAIGVLFDHGTTGFVVPSYTPINSILELNDNVALFDGKIYGLGAGSGTNKKTNELIEIYGLNYTQLNTSESAMMAELRRAINSREHVIITGWTPHYKWNKYDLKMLDDPKKVFPIDRIEIIGRNGFSDDHPELAKILPNFKLSIDELNELIDIIHEETTKDPNYSGAMKFYKKHQEKLDAIFI, via the coding sequence ATGAAAAAGTTAATCTCTCTTATGATGCTCTCCTTCTTAGTCTTGATGGGATGCAGTGACACCACGCAGGAGACTCACGGCAATGATAAAGCACTCCATCTTGTCTACCCTGATGGCGTTGAGGCGATTGCGATCTCAACTTTAAGCAAAATCTTGCTTGAAGAGCACGGTTATGGCCCGGTTGAAACGACTTATTTAGAGGTCGGGCTGCTTTGGGCGGCGCTCTCAAAGGGCGATGTGGATCTCTATATGGACGCGTGGCTCCCCTTCACTCAAGAGAGTTATTGGGATAAATATGGCGCGAAACTGGAGGCAATTGGCGTTCTTTTTGATCATGGCACCACCGGATTTGTCGTTCCAAGTTATACGCCAATCAATTCCATTCTTGAGCTTAACGATAATGTGGCACTCTTTGATGGGAAAATCTACGGACTTGGCGCCGGTTCGGGCACCAACAAAAAGACCAACGAACTGATCGAAATTTATGGGCTCAATTACACTCAGCTCAATACTTCAGAAAGCGCAATGATGGCAGAACTTCGCCGTGCAATTAATAGTAGAGAACATGTAATTATCACCGGTTGGACGCCCCACTATAAATGGAATAAATACGATCTTAAAATGCTCGATGATCCGAAAAAGGTCTTCCCCATTGATCGAATTGAAATTATCGGACGAAACGGCTTTTCAGACGATCACCCCGAGCTTGCTAAGATTTTACCCAATTTTAAACTCTCCATCGATGAGCTCAATGAGCTGATCGATATTATTCACGAAGAAACGACTAAAGACCCCAATTACAGTGGCGCGATGAAGTTTTATAAAAAGCATCAAGAGAAACTCGATGCGATCTTTATTTAA
- a CDS encoding glycine betaine ABC transporter substrate-binding protein encodes MGINRLLLTIIMGFSLLLTACSDMNQSTEADNPTIRMVYPDGAEAVALTSLTEVVLNEHGYTNVETTYLELGLLYASLSDGGADIFVDAWLPHTQKKYWERYGDSIDILGVVFDDASTGLVVPNYLPINSIDELPQYEAAMAGKIYGIGTGSGIYAGTERAIEAYNLNFEQVASSESAMVTELKRAISSEEPIVITGWKPHYKWAQHEIKMLEDPKGIYPIDEMVVVARKGFKEEFPEISTFLAQFNFNSAELSELINLIAENPRHPKVGAYEFYKRHQERLDAAFRASP; translated from the coding sequence ATGGGCATTAACCGATTATTACTCACCATTATTATGGGATTTTCCCTGCTCTTAACGGCATGCAGCGATATGAATCAATCCACCGAAGCCGATAACCCTACCATCCGCATGGTCTACCCTGATGGTGCAGAAGCCGTTGCACTCACCTCGCTGACGGAAGTGGTGTTAAACGAACACGGCTACACCAATGTTGAAACCACCTACCTTGAGCTAGGCCTCCTCTATGCCTCACTTTCCGACGGTGGCGCCGATATTTTTGTCGATGCGTGGCTCCCCCATACTCAGAAAAAATATTGGGAGCGCTACGGCGATTCGATCGATATTCTTGGCGTTGTGTTTGATGATGCGAGCACGGGCCTTGTTGTACCTAACTATCTGCCGATTAACTCCATTGATGAGCTTCCTCAATATGAAGCGGCGATGGCGGGAAAAATATATGGCATTGGCACAGGATCAGGCATTTACGCGGGCACCGAACGCGCCATTGAAGCCTATAATCTTAACTTTGAGCAAGTGGCCTCATCGGAAAGCGCGATGGTTACCGAATTAAAACGCGCGATCTCATCGGAAGAGCCGATTGTCATTACCGGGTGGAAACCTCATTATAAATGGGCGCAGCACGAGATTAAAATGTTAGAAGACCCCAAAGGGATCTACCCCATTGACGAGATGGTCGTTGTCGCGCGGAAAGGTTTTAAAGAAGAGTTTCCGGAAATTAGCACCTTTTTAGCGCAATTTAATTTTAATAGCGCTGAACTTAGCGAGCTGATTAACTTAATTGCCGAAAATCCCCGCCACCCGAAAGTAGGCGCTTATGAATTTTATAAACGTCACCAAGAAAGACTCGATGCGGCGTTCAGAGCTTCCCCATAA